In Oceaniferula flava, the genomic window GCCTGCGCTGACTCTGCGAACATACGGCGACTCAGGAGCCATTCGCCCAATTTGGCGTATTCCTCGCCTTCCTTGGTAGAATCCCAAACTTCTGTTTGTTGCCCCTTGCTCAAGGTGTGCACCACCTTCGTGACGATGTCTTTGGCAAGTAGGTTGGGGTTTTTGGTATTCCCGCGAACCTGGATGGTGGTTCCTTTGTCGGCTTGGGCATTTCGAATGCGCAAACTCACCGTCAGGGAGTCTTTGTCGCGAGTGATTGAGCCATCCACGAGCGCCGCTCCAGTGGATAAGCCAGGAAGCTTTTCATCCGCGATGGATCGCTCAAAGATGAGATCATTCATGCGCCAGCGCTCAGAGACAACAATATTGGGTTGGTTTGAAAGCTGTTGGGAGATGGCTAAGTTGATCGAGGTGTCGAGTGTTCTGTTAGTCTCAAGAGCCGACCGAAACCCCATCAATGAGATCACGGTTGCGGGTTGATCATTTTCTTGCGTCAGACGTTCACAAGGAAAACGGAGCACTTTGGCAGCACGAAGAGTCGTCTGGGCGATTTCCTTTTTACTGCCATCAAGAACCAGGGATTTGAGCACCGTGCCGTTTTTCGTGGAGGTTAATCTCACGGTCAGTTTCGGCTGTTTGGCATGACTCTCATCGAGGCCAAGAATGATCAAAGCGTCTGCCTTGGCCAGCTTGGCCAAGGCGAGCGGGCGCTGCTCGGCGGAGAGCTTTTGAATCGCAGATTCTTCAGCGAGGCGGATCATTTCGGCACGCTCAACCAGGACATATTTCTCTGATTCGCCCGCCAGAGAAACGCTGAGAAGATCCACCGCATTGGCAATGAAGGGGGCTTGCGAATCGGAGACAATGGCCACCTTCGGCTGCGCGGCTACCGAGACGACAAGCGTCAGGCAGCACCAGAGGGCAATGAAGACGGGGTGGTGCAAGGAGGTCGGTTTCAAAATCTAAAAATCTATTGAATCAATTCCACCACAATCCACTCGGCAAGCTGAGCACCGGCATGTTGCAGTGCTGTCTTCGCGGCAGTGTTTTCCGCTGTATCCACCGCTCCGGTGGTGACCCGGTTGACGACTTTCTGATCAGGTGCAGCTTGCTGTTTGAGAATGATTTCGCAGCGAGCGCGGCAGCTGATCAGGTTACCAACTTGGCTGGCACGTTCGCTGAATGCCTCGCCTGTGAGCGTATAGTCGGCATCCTTCGAGGCGGTCTTGATGACAAAACCCAGCTTCTGCAGGATCAAACCAATCTCCGTTTCCACAGCGGGGTCTGGAATCACGCGAGTCAGATGTTTCTCGGGAATCGAGATGTAGACCGAGGGAAGTTTTTTGCCAGCCGTGAGCTTTTTCAATCGGGCCACTTGCTGCTCGTGGGTTTCGTGCTGCGGAGCCATGTCGGCGGCAGCCTTTTGAATCGAGGTATCCAGGGATTTTGCCAAACTTTTGGTCGCCTCTAACCAATTGCCACCTTTGAGCATCGTCTGGGCTGGCAGGCTGCGTCCGGTGGTGACGCTGATGGCTTTGGCGATGCAATAGGTGGTCTCTCCAGCTTTGAAAACACGACCCGTGATGAGGATCTGGGCTCCCATGAGCTTGCCGAGTGTCGAGGCGGATTTGGAATCGACTGCGCCGCTGATGCCCAGACCTTGTTCCGATAAAACGGAATCCAGTGAAGCACGTTCCACAAGAACGAATCGTCCGGACATGCCGAGTTGAGCCGACAAAAGCTCCGCGGCAGCCGCACCTGTATCCTTGGTGGCTGCAGTTTCGGCAAATGGTAAAACACCGACCGAAAAAACAATCGGTTTGGGCGCATTGGTGTCCTGAGCGAAGCAGGGAAAGACGGGAAGAAGCAGAGTGGCGAGTAGGAATAGGGGTTTCATTAGGAGGTCAGGGTAAGAGTTTGAGGTGTTTGAGCAGGAGAGCTTGAGCGGGGGCTGAGTCGGGAAGCTGATCCAGATAGCCTGGTGGAAGGATGATGGTTTTTAAGTCAGTGTCATTGATGACTTCAATGATGGCGAGCGGGGCGGGGGCTTTGCGTTCGTACACGAGCACGCCTTTGAACAAATGGTCCGAGGGGTCAGGTTTGGTTTTGGAGAAGGTGTAATGCATGTTGTTGCTCGATGAGGCTGCGGCCTCAATCCCCTGAGCTTGTGCCCATGAACTCAATTTCTTCAGAGCCGGATCAATGAACACAGCCCCTTGTTGCGAGGACTTGACGATGCTGGCCCAGGCATCAGCAGGGAGGATTTCCACGATCAGGTTGCCTAGAAGTTTGCCTTCGGAACTTGCCAGGCGGAAAAGCACCTTGCCTCGTTCGGAGTGGGCTGGCATGGCCAAGTTCAAATCATTCTTTCCCGCCTCAAGTTGAGGCTGATCTCCCTGGTAGGTGAGCGGGGCTACGCTTTGGCCACTGACCTGATAGAGCGCGACTTTGACGGGCCCGGGCTGCAGTGCCGTGGCCTGAACGTGCACCGACTTGCCAGCGTGAGCCCATGTGGTGACCGTGGTTTTTCCAGCGGCTTCACCGGCCATGAGCTGAGGGACCGACAAGCCCTCGGCGGATACATGCAGCGGGAGAAGCGATAGTAACAATGTGCTGATGATGTGTCTCATGCTCTTCTTTGATGCAACAGAAGGGGCATGATGGGGAGCCTTTTTTAAGTCAGCATCGCTCGATGGCGGAGCCCATGCCTGGCATCCGCCACACATCGCCGGGCGGACTAGTCCATCAGCTCTTCACGCACTTCCTCGTTGTTCAACAGGCGGGTGCGTTCGATGTCGGTGGCATTGGCCAGCTGTTGTAGCTCGCGCATCAGCTGCGCGTTGAGTCGATTCCGCTCGCGGTGGCGCTTGATGAAGCGCGCGACGTTGAGATAACTGTCGGCATACTTGGTGGTGCGCTTGTCCAGTGTTGGACGCAGGCGGGAGATCTCGTAAACCAGGTCGGTCAGGGTGTCGTCGCCGAGTCCACCTGCGGACATGAAGCTGCCGTCTTTCAGCATGGAAGCGAGCTGGCTGCCGGCATTGTCAATGCCCTCGATCGACCCCAGCAAGGAGAGTTTTTTCGGGCCTTTTTTCACGCTGTGCAGATACAGCAGGCGGGCGGACAGGTGGTTGGGGGACAGCTGGACGACCTTGCGCAGGCGTTCACGCACCTTGCTGTTGTAGATGTATTTTTCGTTCTTTTTTAAGACCTGCTGAATCTCGGCGAAGTCATCGAGCGCCTGTTGCGTGGCTTCTGGCCGTTTCAGCATGGCGAGCGCGTGGGCCTCGTCGAAGCTCTTGAGGGTGAAAATTTGGATGTCGTAGAGAGACTTGATGCCCTTGAGGATGTAAGCATCGGTGATGCTTTCCTTGTTTTGCTCGGGAATCCCGACGTGGCTGCAGTCCTTACGGATCGCCCCCTTGATTTTGGACGGCACGCCACCCACCGGCTGAACGGCGCCGGTGGCGGTCATGTCGCCCGTCGCGGCAAAACCCGGATCGATGGCTTTGCCCGAGAGAATGGAATCGACCATGAGAGCACAGACCACCGCCGCTGAGGGGCCGTCCTTGGGCGAGTATTTGTCGGCAAAGGAAAGCTCCACCCGCATGTCGCTGGGAAGTTTTCCCGCATAGCGCACCCGGATGAACTTATCCACCTCCACGGTCGCCTTTTTCATCATATCGCCGACTTCCTGATTGATACCAATCTCGAAGGTGTTCGGTTTTTTGATCACAGTGGCGTTCATCTGCGACGCCGCGCCGGCGAATTTACCATTGTCGAGCTGGACCACCAGTAGACCTTTAATCTGGGTTTGCGTTAAATGTTGAGGAGGCTCGGTCGGACTGGCATCCTGGGCTGTGGTCTTTAGTGCTGTGATCATCAAAGTAGTTGCGACCAAGGCACGGGGGAATTTTTTTATGGAATGTGAAAAAGGCATGATAACGAGGGGCGTGATTTAGAAACTCTGCAAGCATGCTTAAAGAACCAGGGGAACTATGGAGAAACTGCAGATACCGTCAGAATAGTATAATTGCTTTCCAGCTGGAAGGGGATTCTCAGACTCTTTTTTGGGTGAAATAGGGAGGTGTTCAGGGTGAAAATGAGCGCCAAAGAAGGTTTTCTGTGAATAAAAGTCACATTTTTTGCGTCTGAAGGAATTTTTTTCAGCAGATGAAATCTGCGCAAATGCTTGAAGTCGCTTATTTTAAGCGTTTTAAATTTTGGTGGCTTTCAAAATCGATGAAAAAATCACTGGCCAAGCGACGGGGTGGGGTGCACACTCCACCCGCAATGGGTGAACACATTACGAATAACAGCAACAACGATCTCATGATCGGCGGGGGAATCCCGCAACACCTCAAGCCGCGACCCTTAACAACGGCTTTTAATCGTAGAAAATTCCTTACCACCGCAGGTATCGCAACTGCCGGTGTGGTCATCGGTGCTCCTAAGAGTGACGCCGCATTTTTCGGACTGATGGATGATAAACCAGTCCCCGGCATTCCCCACGCATGGGTGCAAGCCAAAGGATCTGATGTAACTCGCTACGCACGCTACGTGCAAAGCCTGAATC contains:
- a CDS encoding CsgG/HfaB family protein is translated as MKPLFLLATLLLPVFPCFAQDTNAPKPIVFSVGVLPFAETAATKDTGAAAAELLSAQLGMSGRFVLVERASLDSVLSEQGLGISGAVDSKSASTLGKLMGAQILITGRVFKAGETTYCIAKAISVTTGRSLPAQTMLKGGNWLEATKSLAKSLDTSIQKAAADMAPQHETHEQQVARLKKLTAGKKLPSVYISIPEKHLTRVIPDPAVETEIGLILQKLGFVIKTASKDADYTLTGEAFSERASQVGNLISCRARCEIILKQQAAPDQKVVNRVTTGAVDTAENTAAKTALQHAGAQLAEWIVVELIQ
- a CDS encoding S16 family serine protease; the encoded protein is MITALKTTAQDASPTEPPQHLTQTQIKGLLVVQLDNGKFAGAASQMNATVIKKPNTFEIGINQEVGDMMKKATVEVDKFIRVRYAGKLPSDMRVELSFADKYSPKDGPSAAVVCALMVDSILSGKAIDPGFAATGDMTATGAVQPVGGVPSKIKGAIRKDCSHVGIPEQNKESITDAYILKGIKSLYDIQIFTLKSFDEAHALAMLKRPEATQQALDDFAEIQQVLKKNEKYIYNSKVRERLRKVVQLSPNHLSARLLYLHSVKKGPKKLSLLGSIEGIDNAGSQLASMLKDGSFMSAGGLGDDTLTDLVYEISRLRPTLDKRTTKYADSYLNVARFIKRHRERNRLNAQLMRELQQLANATDIERTRLLNNEEVREELMD